From one Liolophura sinensis isolate JHLJ2023 chromosome 10, CUHK_Ljap_v2, whole genome shotgun sequence genomic stretch:
- the LOC135476886 gene encoding uncharacterized protein LOC135476886 has translation MEKRNCQRMMEERSCQRMIEERIYHRMMEERNCQRMMEERNCQRMTEERNCPRTMEERNCQRMMEERSYQRMMEKRNCQRMMEERSCQRMIEERMYQRMMEERNCQRKMEERNCQRMMEERNCQKMMEERSYQRMMEKRNCQRMMEERSCQRMIEERIYQRMMEERNCQRMMEERNCQRMTEERNCQSMMEEWNYLRMMEERNCQRMMEERNCPRTMEERNCQRMVHERNCRRMTEERNCQSMMEEWNYLRMMHKRDCQRMIEESNCPRTMEEGNCQKMMEEITSQRVM, from the coding sequence ATGGAAAAGAGGAATTGTCAGAGAATGATGGAAGAGAGGAGCTGTCAGAGGATGATTGAAGAGAGGATCTATCACAGGATGATGGAAGAAAGGAATTGTCAGAGAATGATGGAAGAGAGGAATTGTCAGAGAATGACGGAAGAGAGGAATTGTCCGAGGACTATGGAAGAGAGGAATTGTCAGAGGATGATGGAAGAGAGGAGCTATCAGAGGATGATGGAAAAGAGGAATTGTCAGAGAATGATGGAAGAGAGGAGCTGTCAGAGGATGATTGAAGAGAGGATGTATCAGAGGATGATGGAAGAAAGGAATTGTCAGAGAAAGATGGAAGAGAGGAATTGTCAGAGAATGATGGAAGAGAGGAATTGTCAGAAGATGATGGAAGAGAGGAGCTATCAGAGGATGATGGAAAAGAGGAATTGTCAGAGAATGATGGAAGAGAGGAGCTGTCAGAGGATGATTGAAGAGAGGATCTATCAGAGGATGATGGAAGAAAGGAATTGTCAGAGAATGATGGAAGAGAGGAATTGTCAGAGAATGACGGAAGAGAGGAATTGTCAGAGTATGATGGAAGAGTGGAATTATCTGAGAATGATGGAAGAGAGGAATTGTCAGAGGATGATGGAAGAGAGGAATTGTCCCAGGACTATGGAAGAGAGGAATTGTCAGAGAATGGTGCATGAGAGGAATTGTCGGAGGATGACGGAAGAGAGGAATTGTCAGAGTATGATGGAAGAGTGGAATTATCTGAGAATGATGCATAAGAGGGATTGTCAGAGGATGATAGAAGAGAGTAATTGTCCGAGGACTATGGAAGAGGGGAATTGTCAGAAGATGATGGAAGAGATTACTAGTCAGAGGGTGATGTAA